From a single Sorghum bicolor cultivar BTx623 chromosome 5, Sorghum_bicolor_NCBIv3, whole genome shotgun sequence genomic region:
- the LOC110435677 gene encoding putative pentatricopeptide repeat-containing protein At5g52630 isoform X2 has product MASVPSVAVPVAASGFPAAGGADSRRPPPSSVAAADKNNWSGRSVHAAQNGGTVEAPLRPLDFGEAMDMLREGKKVQSAMYVPLLHGCVETGTLGGARALHGHMVKTGTSADMFVATSLVNAYMRCGACQDARSLFDQMPEKNVVTWTALITGYTLNSQLVEALEVFVEMLEAGRYPSHYTLGAMLNACSASNNADLGNQVHGYTIKYDALSITSIGNSLCRLYAKSGSLESAMRAFRMVPDKNVITWTTMISACAEDKNYTELGLTLFVDMLMDGVIPNEFTLTSVMSLCGTRLDLNLGKQVQAFSFKIGCQTNVPVNNSTMYLYLRKGETEEAMRLFEGMDDVSIITWNAMISGYAQIMETAKDDLHARSRGFEALKIFRNLKRSAMKPDLFTFSSILSVCSVMMALEQGEQIHAQTIKTGFLSDVVVNSALVNMYNKCGCIEDTTKAFVEMSTRTLVTWTSMISGYSQHGRPQEAIQLFEDMRFAGVKPNEITFVSVLSACSYAGLVDKAEHYFNMMKEEYKIEPVVDHYGCMIDMFVRLGQLDDAFSFIKRTGFEPNEAIWSSLVAGCRSHGNMDLAFYAADRLLELQPKGVETYVLLLNMYISNERWHDVARVRKLMKQEDLGILRDRSWITIKDKVYFFRANDKTHELSDELYQLLENLLEKAKTIGFEPYQNAELSDSEDDEKPPAGSVKHHSERLAVALGLIQTPPGATVRVTKNITMCRDCHSSIKFFSLLVNREIVVRDSKRLHKFKDGRCSCGDFGALL; this is encoded by the exons ATGGCCTCCGTGCCCTCCGTCGCCGTCCCCGTCGCCGCATCGGGCTTCCCGGCTGCCGGCGGGGCTGACTCCCGGAGGCCACCACCGAGCTCTGTCGCCGCCGCCGATAAG AACAACTGGAGTGGCAGGAGCGTCCACGCAGCGCAGAACGGCGGCACCGTGGAAGCGCCGCTGCGGCCTCTCGACTTTGGGGAAGCAATGGACATGCTCAGGGAGGGGAAGAAGGTGCAATCGGCGATGTACGTGCCGCTGCTGCACGGGTGCGTCGAGACCGGCACCCTCGGCGGCGCCAGGGCCTTGCACGGGCACATGGTGAAGACGGGGACCAGCGCGGACATGTTCGTCGCCACATCTCTAGTAAATGCCTACATGCGGTGCGGGGCGTGCCAGGATGCGCGCAGCCTGTTCGACCAAATGCCTGAGAAGAATGTCGTGACGTGGACCGCGCTCATCACAGGCTACACCCTGAACTCTCAGCTGGTAGAGGCACTCGAGGTGTTCGTAGAGATGCTGGAAGCCGGGAGGTATCCTTCTCATTACACGCTGGGCGCCATGTTGAATGCATGCTCTGCTTCCAACAATGCTGACCTCGGCAATCAGGTTCATGGATACACGATTAAGTATGATGCCCTGTCCATAACGAGCATAGGGAATTCGCTCTGTCGGTTGTATGCCAAATCTGGGAGCTTGGAATCTGCCATGAGGGCCTTCCGGATGGTCCCTGACAAGAATGTCATCACATGGACGACGATGATATCTGCCTGTGCTGAAGACAAGAACTACACGGAGCTCGGACTGACTCTGTTCGTTGATATGCTTATGGATGGAGTGATTCCCAATGAGTTTACCTTGACAAGTGTCATGAGCTTGTGTGGTACAAGGCTAGATCTTAACCTAGGCAAGCAAGTCCAAGCCTTCTCCTTCAAAATTGGGTGTCAAACAAACGTTCCAGTAAACAACTCGACGATGTACCTCTATTTGAGAAAGGGTGAAACTGAGGAGGCCATGCGGTTGTTTGAAGGGATGGATGATGTCAGTATTATCACATGGAATGCGATGATCTCAGGCTATGCTCAGATCATGGAGACAGCTAAGGATGATCTTCATGCTCGTTCTAGAGGTTTTGAGGCACTCAAGATTTTCCGCAACCTCAAGAGGTCTGCAATGAAACCTGACTTGTTCACCTTCTCAAGCATCCTGTCTGTCTGCAGTGTCATGATGGCCTTAGAGCAGGGTGAGCAAATCCATGCACAGACGATAAAGACTGGTTTCCTGTCAGATGTTGTGGTGAACAGTGCACTGGTAAACATGTATAACAAGTGTGGTTGCATTGAAGACACAACTAAAGCCTTTGTCGAGATGTCGACACGGACTCTTGTCACATGGACTTCAATGATCTCAGGGTACTCACAGCATGGCCGGCCCCAGGAAGCTATACAACTCTTTGAGGACATGAGATTTGCTGGAGTGAAACCAAATGAAATCACATTTGTAAGTGTGCTTTCAGCCTGCAGCTATGCTGGTTTAGTTGACAAGGCTGAGCACTacttcaacatgatgaaggaagAGTACAAAATAGAGCCTGTTGTGGACCACTACGGGTGCATGATTGACATGTTTGTGCGCTTGGGACAATTAGACGATGCATTTTCCTTCATCAAAAGGACCGGGTTTGAACCAAATGAAGCCATTTGGTCTAGCTTGGTTGCTGGATGCCGGAGCCATGGAAACATGGACCTTGCCTTCTATGCAGCTGATAGACTGCTCGAGCTCCAGCCAAAAGGAGTTGAAACCTATGTCTTACTGTTGAACATGTACATTTCTAATGAGAGATGGCATGATGTGGCTAGAGTGCGGAAGCTGATGAAACAGGAAGATCTTGGGATTCTCAGAGACCGCAGCTGGATCACAATCAAAGACAAGGTCTATTTCTTCAGAGCTAATGATAAGACTCACGAACTTAGTGATGAGCTGTATCAACTGCTGGAGAATTTGCTTGAGAAAGCTAAGACCATTGGGTTTGAACCATACCAGAACGCTGAGTTATCTGATAGCGAGGATGACGAGAAGCCTCCTGCAGGTTCAGTAAAACACCACAGTGAGAGGTTAGCTGTTGCACTGGGGCTGATCCAAACACCTCCAGGTGCAACAGTTCGTGTCACAAAAAACATTACCATGTGCAGGGACTGCCACAGCTCaattaaatttttttcattgcTTGTGAACAGAGAGATTGTTGTCCGAGACAGTAAACGGCTTCACAAGTTCAAGGATGGACGATGCTCTTGTGGAGATTTTGGTGCACTACTATGA
- the LOC110435677 gene encoding putative pentatricopeptide repeat-containing protein At5g52630 isoform X1 has product MASVPSVAVPVAASGFPAAGGADSRRPPPSSVAAADKNSPALGSRAKYRLAHPFTPTSQNNWSGRSVHAAQNGGTVEAPLRPLDFGEAMDMLREGKKVQSAMYVPLLHGCVETGTLGGARALHGHMVKTGTSADMFVATSLVNAYMRCGACQDARSLFDQMPEKNVVTWTALITGYTLNSQLVEALEVFVEMLEAGRYPSHYTLGAMLNACSASNNADLGNQVHGYTIKYDALSITSIGNSLCRLYAKSGSLESAMRAFRMVPDKNVITWTTMISACAEDKNYTELGLTLFVDMLMDGVIPNEFTLTSVMSLCGTRLDLNLGKQVQAFSFKIGCQTNVPVNNSTMYLYLRKGETEEAMRLFEGMDDVSIITWNAMISGYAQIMETAKDDLHARSRGFEALKIFRNLKRSAMKPDLFTFSSILSVCSVMMALEQGEQIHAQTIKTGFLSDVVVNSALVNMYNKCGCIEDTTKAFVEMSTRTLVTWTSMISGYSQHGRPQEAIQLFEDMRFAGVKPNEITFVSVLSACSYAGLVDKAEHYFNMMKEEYKIEPVVDHYGCMIDMFVRLGQLDDAFSFIKRTGFEPNEAIWSSLVAGCRSHGNMDLAFYAADRLLELQPKGVETYVLLLNMYISNERWHDVARVRKLMKQEDLGILRDRSWITIKDKVYFFRANDKTHELSDELYQLLENLLEKAKTIGFEPYQNAELSDSEDDEKPPAGSVKHHSERLAVALGLIQTPPGATVRVTKNITMCRDCHSSIKFFSLLVNREIVVRDSKRLHKFKDGRCSCGDFGALL; this is encoded by the exons ATGGCCTCCGTGCCCTCCGTCGCCGTCCCCGTCGCCGCATCGGGCTTCCCGGCTGCCGGCGGGGCTGACTCCCGGAGGCCACCACCGAGCTCTGTCGCCGCCGCCGATAAG AACAGTCCGGCGCTAGGATCGCGGGCGAAGTATCGATTGGCTCACCCATTTACTCCAACTTCGCAGAACAACTGGAGTGGCAGGAGCGTCCACGCAGCGCAGAACGGCGGCACCGTGGAAGCGCCGCTGCGGCCTCTCGACTTTGGGGAAGCAATGGACATGCTCAGGGAGGGGAAGAAGGTGCAATCGGCGATGTACGTGCCGCTGCTGCACGGGTGCGTCGAGACCGGCACCCTCGGCGGCGCCAGGGCCTTGCACGGGCACATGGTGAAGACGGGGACCAGCGCGGACATGTTCGTCGCCACATCTCTAGTAAATGCCTACATGCGGTGCGGGGCGTGCCAGGATGCGCGCAGCCTGTTCGACCAAATGCCTGAGAAGAATGTCGTGACGTGGACCGCGCTCATCACAGGCTACACCCTGAACTCTCAGCTGGTAGAGGCACTCGAGGTGTTCGTAGAGATGCTGGAAGCCGGGAGGTATCCTTCTCATTACACGCTGGGCGCCATGTTGAATGCATGCTCTGCTTCCAACAATGCTGACCTCGGCAATCAGGTTCATGGATACACGATTAAGTATGATGCCCTGTCCATAACGAGCATAGGGAATTCGCTCTGTCGGTTGTATGCCAAATCTGGGAGCTTGGAATCTGCCATGAGGGCCTTCCGGATGGTCCCTGACAAGAATGTCATCACATGGACGACGATGATATCTGCCTGTGCTGAAGACAAGAACTACACGGAGCTCGGACTGACTCTGTTCGTTGATATGCTTATGGATGGAGTGATTCCCAATGAGTTTACCTTGACAAGTGTCATGAGCTTGTGTGGTACAAGGCTAGATCTTAACCTAGGCAAGCAAGTCCAAGCCTTCTCCTTCAAAATTGGGTGTCAAACAAACGTTCCAGTAAACAACTCGACGATGTACCTCTATTTGAGAAAGGGTGAAACTGAGGAGGCCATGCGGTTGTTTGAAGGGATGGATGATGTCAGTATTATCACATGGAATGCGATGATCTCAGGCTATGCTCAGATCATGGAGACAGCTAAGGATGATCTTCATGCTCGTTCTAGAGGTTTTGAGGCACTCAAGATTTTCCGCAACCTCAAGAGGTCTGCAATGAAACCTGACTTGTTCACCTTCTCAAGCATCCTGTCTGTCTGCAGTGTCATGATGGCCTTAGAGCAGGGTGAGCAAATCCATGCACAGACGATAAAGACTGGTTTCCTGTCAGATGTTGTGGTGAACAGTGCACTGGTAAACATGTATAACAAGTGTGGTTGCATTGAAGACACAACTAAAGCCTTTGTCGAGATGTCGACACGGACTCTTGTCACATGGACTTCAATGATCTCAGGGTACTCACAGCATGGCCGGCCCCAGGAAGCTATACAACTCTTTGAGGACATGAGATTTGCTGGAGTGAAACCAAATGAAATCACATTTGTAAGTGTGCTTTCAGCCTGCAGCTATGCTGGTTTAGTTGACAAGGCTGAGCACTacttcaacatgatgaaggaagAGTACAAAATAGAGCCTGTTGTGGACCACTACGGGTGCATGATTGACATGTTTGTGCGCTTGGGACAATTAGACGATGCATTTTCCTTCATCAAAAGGACCGGGTTTGAACCAAATGAAGCCATTTGGTCTAGCTTGGTTGCTGGATGCCGGAGCCATGGAAACATGGACCTTGCCTTCTATGCAGCTGATAGACTGCTCGAGCTCCAGCCAAAAGGAGTTGAAACCTATGTCTTACTGTTGAACATGTACATTTCTAATGAGAGATGGCATGATGTGGCTAGAGTGCGGAAGCTGATGAAACAGGAAGATCTTGGGATTCTCAGAGACCGCAGCTGGATCACAATCAAAGACAAGGTCTATTTCTTCAGAGCTAATGATAAGACTCACGAACTTAGTGATGAGCTGTATCAACTGCTGGAGAATTTGCTTGAGAAAGCTAAGACCATTGGGTTTGAACCATACCAGAACGCTGAGTTATCTGATAGCGAGGATGACGAGAAGCCTCCTGCAGGTTCAGTAAAACACCACAGTGAGAGGTTAGCTGTTGCACTGGGGCTGATCCAAACACCTCCAGGTGCAACAGTTCGTGTCACAAAAAACATTACCATGTGCAGGGACTGCCACAGCTCaattaaatttttttcattgcTTGTGAACAGAGAGATTGTTGTCCGAGACAGTAAACGGCTTCACAAGTTCAAGGATGGACGATGCTCTTGTGGAGATTTTGGTGCACTACTATGA